The stretch of DNA TGAGTTGATACGAGTTTGCTTTTACGGAAAACAAAGCTTGAATTTTTAAGTTCATATTGTTGACGTCTTGACGAGTGGGTAACAAAGCGGTGATTTTGACAAAGATCAATGGGAAAAGCATCAAGAGATAAAAGAGTAATCCCTCTTCGGGCATTTTGCATTAAATTTTGTTGTTTCGATCTGGGATTGACCATCTCAAAATTTTCGTTTGGTctattgattgatactgtagGATATCTACTATAGAAAAGCAAAAGAGGAAGGATGGCGGGCTCGAAGTGCCTTCAAATTACTTCAAATCGACGAGGAGTTCAACATATTTGATGGTGCGAGACGactaatttttattaatatatcttTAAATCTTGCAAAATGGTTATTGCTACATACGTTTTCTTTTCGGTTTATCATCTATGTTTATCATAGACTGTTATCTACGATTGTTAATTGAGTTGTGTGGATTTACTCAGGTGTTAAGCGTGTGGTGGATTTATGTGCAGCACCTGGTAGCTGGAGTCAGGTATTTGAAGTCttgtaaatttaaatatttagttGATAAGTAAGGATACGTGTGTTGGGGGAAACGTTGCAAATACATGGTTATCATGAATGTAGTTgttaaagaaggaaaaatcGGTTTACACCGATCATATGTTTGGACATTGTTGCTGGATCTTGAAAATGTCCGCATGAAAAGTCACATTGCAGTGTCAACTTCTACAATGTGAGATACTATAACAACACAGAGTTATTAGCATCAACTTCATGCATCATGCAACTAAGTTACTAATTCACTTTCAtttcagcataactcttctagGTTGTCTTATTACTATACTtttctgatttgatatgctATCATTCATGTAGGTTTTGAGTCGGAAGCTTTATCTCCCGGCAACGCTATCTTCTGATTCCAAGTATATCTGCCTGGTGCATCTATTGTTCTTTTAATGAGTATATATACTGATCTATTTCCCCTGAACTGCTGGTTTCTAACTATCAGTAATttgaaacatttgaaataagGGTCAGCCGCATATAGATCCACTTACTTTAAAAGAATAACAGTGTGAAGCATTGGAATTGGGATAATTTACAGTTCGTTTTCTGACCATGGATCTTCATGTATTAGTCTGTTAAATACTTAAATCCAAAAGTTATTTAATCATCTTTGCAACTTTATCAGCGCGAGTCTACAATTCTTTTTATAATTTTGCAGGGATTGTGATTTACCACTTATTGTGGCTATTGATTTGCAACCCATGGCTCCTATTGAAGGCGTTATTCAAGTTCAAGGGGATATAACAAATGCCCGGACAGCTGAAGTGGTATGAAGCTTCTCTTCTATTCCCCTTGTCTATCCATCTATCTATGTGTCTGATATCTTCTGCTTCTCAGGTCATTCGACATTTTGATGGAGGCAAAGCTGATCTTGTTGTATGTGATGGTGCTCCTGATGGTGAGTGACAGGAATGTTAAATTGGACTATAATCTCTATTATGCTTATGACTGTATATCCATGTATAAACCTGATTTCTGTTCATTTTTTTCAGTAACTGGCTTACATGACCTGGATGAATTTGTTCAGTCCCAACTCATTTTGGCGGTTAGTATTTATAGTCGTTTGTAGCCTATCAGTGATGTTTTTGtaagatttttattcttatgaTGGCATCACTCTTATATGTGCATGCCGTATCTGCTATAACATTTTGTGTTTTCCTGTTTTTCATTATGACTGATGTATTCGTTGTATCCTTAGAATAGGCTTGAATGTCAAGTGCTATATATCCTTGGGTGTCTCTGATTTTTGACAGGGATAATAATCTTTCAGGGTTTAACAATAGTTACACACATACTAAAGGTTGGTGGAAAGTTTATAGCAAAGATATTTCGAGGAAAAGATGCTAGTCTTCTTTACTGTCAGGTGTGTCATACTTCTGTAGCTCGCTCTTTTTATATTTCTTTAATATGATTTGCAGTTATGATGGTCTTGTTTGAGTCCAGAACCAAATTCCCGCTGTTTTTATATCTTGATAACTAGAAAAGAAGGCCAAACTTTGTTGCAGTTTTCTTCttaaaacatgcaaataaattCGGAGTGCATGATTATATCGTTTTCTTTGGTTTGGGGGTTGATCAAAGTGTGATAAAACACCAAAAGTAATGTAAAGTCGAACAGACATTTACTCAATTACAAAATCCTAGGAAATTTTTTGTTTAGTTGCCttgaaattttttgaaatgtaAATGTTGTAATTGGAATGGGTAAAGTATTATGGACCCAGTGAACTTATGTATATGGCTATATGCTGGTTATGTAATTTGGTTTGCttctccttttcttttctccatggtgatattctgcCAAATTGCTGCCACACGTCATGACTTACTAAGTTAATCAATAATGTTGGTATTCACGCGATTCATTGAACTATGAATTTTCTGGTTTGCTGGCTACATTTATGCCTTTAATAATCATCAAGTTCGGAAGTTTTTTGCCTTATCATCAATTATAATGGCAAGGTTAGGTTGGAACTTATGGAATTACTAACATTTTGCCACTGCTTTGCAGCTTAAGTTATTTTTCACAGAAGTGACATTTGCTAAACCAAAAAGCAGTCGCAATTCAAGCATAggtaaattattaatttgtttaatATTCTCTCTACATTCTCCAGTAATTATTGTATTACATTCTCATCTTCGCTTATCCAAAAACTATATCTTGAATTATATCGAAGCTCAACCAGTCGACCTATCCCTCATCTATCTCATATAGCTCCATGAACAGTAAGGATAATATCTTATATTCTAATTTATTGTTCCCACATGCCTGAATACGGAATACCCTTATTGGCATCATGTCATGGCTCGTAATCAATGATATTTAAGGTCATTGGCCAAACTTTCTCTACAGCTGTAAACTAGTAGAGTCAAATGTAATAATAGTTTGCAATATTCTTAATTTCTTACTCATTTTGAAAGTTTGGAGTTATTTTTCTCAGCTATCGGGAACATACTTTTTGCATTTAGCAAGTCTTTAATGGTGAAAGTAACAAAAGGTATAAAGGGTAATATTACAACAAAATAAACATGTTGTTTTCTCCAAAAAAACACCGCCTTCATCTTGTTATTTCTGAAGGAAGTCTAAGCACTTAACTTATGCCCTGTGAAAACACTATTTTGCTAAAATCGAGTGGATGAAGGAGCGCCTGATATAAATGAAGTATAGTTAAATTAGAATGTATGTATATGGTGTTTATGCATTTGAATAAATTTTAACGTATCCGACATAACAAAAGCCTTTATTTTTCTTTGTTCAAAACCATTACTGAAAATCTAGAGGCATTTGTGGTCTGTGAGAATTACTCTCCCCCAGAAGGCTTTAATGCGAAAGATCTGCACCGTCTCCTGGAGAAAATTGGAAGCCCGTCTGGTGCTGATGACATAGGTAGCTTTCATACTAATAGTACTTGTTCTGGGATATTTGTTTATGTGCTCTTCTAATTCAAGTAATCTCTTCATGCATTCATGGAAACATTTATTTCTCGTTCATCATATCAATCTCTGCTACCACAAAGACTTCTGGCCTCACATTAGATATCATCACACCACCGTCCTCCAGGGGAAGAAATGCATTCAAAGAAAGATATTGGTCATTTgctagtttttatttttttgatgtTGAAATTGTTCTGAAGGAACTCACGGATCTCTTATCTGGTGAGGATCCTGGAGATGATATCCTTTTACTGGTCCCTCCTGCCATGTCAAAACCTAGATTCTTGTGCTCGTTTTTAACAATATATCATCTCAAACTTCACATCTCACCAAAATTTGTCATATAGCTCACTTTCTAAACGATATCTATGCGCAATCATCATATCTATATCGTTATGCAGTCGGACAATTGTTGTTTACGGAAACCCGAAAAAAGTATTTTACATGTGAaagttttctgattttttttttttttttgcattagTATAACACAACATCATGCGACAGATTGCAGCAGTGGGTGGCTAGAAGGACCTAATAAGGTTTATATCCCATTTCTGGCCTGTGGGGACCTTAACGGGTTTGACTCGGATCGTTCATATCCACTTCCTAAAGTTTCAGATGGAACTTACAAGAGCTTAGATCCTGTACAACCTCCTATTGCACCGCCATACAAGCGAgctcttgaattgaagaaagcTTTGAATAATGGAAGCCGAGCTTTAGAAAAGCTCTCCCTTGATCCATGAGCATGGTTATCAAGCAGGCACCATTCAAATTGTCTGAACTTGAATCGTGTTTATGTCTGTCTACATTTGTGGTATTACAAGATGAGCGCTGAGTCACAAGGCAAACTGGACAATTCCTTGTACATGTTCTGAAACATAAATTGACACATAACTATGTATTACTTAAAACAGCAGTTTCTATTTCATTCACAACTTCTTTTCTAACAAGAACTTGCGATCGAGTTTGATCTTTGTAAAGTGGAAGATGAATTCAAGAAATCAATGCAATCCTCGATGGCTTCAGCCCTCTGAGAATCGAGAGTGTCAGCATATGACCGCGACCTTGTAAAACTAGCAGAAGAAACTTTCCGTGAACGTCGACTCCGAGACGACACGTATTGCAAGGCTACTTCCACCTTTGTTCCAATCTGCCTCAGGAACCTGGCCGGTGAAAATCCTGAGCCATTTGGAAGTTTGAATGTCCATATTTGGAAGAATCTTTTCTTGTTTTCACCAACTtttgcaccaccaccaccaccatgTTTGGACTTGAAGGTTTGGTTAGGGACGAAGCTCACTCTTCCGTTCATTTTCCTTTCTCAGCATTACCTGTGGGAGAGAGATGGAAGTATGGTAGTTGGGGGAATTGAGAGTAGTATTTATGAAAGAGTTGCAAGTGAGGAAAAAAGGCTAAAGTATGTTTTGCAAAAGATGAAAGCATGTTTAAgcttcttaaataattattgctACATGAATACGGTCAACAATATCTGATACATGTACAAATAACAGATCATTTAATGGTTATATGCTTAGTTCCTATCCCATGTGGCATATTTCATTACTTCTATTACTttcttttaataaatttttctaaagtATAAAAAGATTGGGTCGGTGTTTCGAAAACTATGATCGAGCACTCCCAATTTTTGTATCATCTTGAGCTAAAGATTGATTACAAAATAAGAGGTTATTCTATAACAAATGCGTGGTTTCCAGCCAATATTCGGGTTTCAAATTTCTAGTTTTAGAAAATGGTCCTTTGTTCAAACTTGCAACAATGGCAAATAAATGTGATGAATTGTCATAAAAGAGTAAAACAGTCTGATAGAAAAGACATTTGGTCAAAAGAAAAGAATGTGGGGGGGGACCCCCCGAGAGGAATAGGAGTAGAGTTGGTAAATACAATGCTACCTTTAATTAATCACAGCTTACGTTACTGCTACAAAGTTTAAGTTATTATAAAACTATAAAGGTCCCACAAgttctattttaaataaataattttatggcAATCAACAATCCCACTGCCACTTACTTATTTTATGGAAGTGTGTTCGAATGGTGATGAGCTGCCAAATCATCTTTCTTTTGCTCCCCACCATTTTTCTTCTGATTTCTTACTTGTTCATGCTTCTCTCTTATGTCTATCTTTTTGAATCACGGTGGGGGATAGCAATCATACCATGAAGATTATTAGTATTTATGCAAATTTCAAATCTTTGCCTTTATTTTCCCCTTGTGACCAAAAGTTTGGTGCGAACCAGAAAAAGTTTTTGTCTGGAGAGCACAGTGTCTAagtaaaattttgaattaaatggTAGGGAAACTTTATTCACCGGTtacaaactaaaaaaaaaataaaattgtacgTACACTACTATAAAATAGATGTGGATCCTATGTCTATTTATCATTATGAAGATATCAACATATGAAACTTTGACTTAATGGTTAGTGTAGTCATATGCGAACTAAAGGTATAGGGTACTTTGGATTTGGAGTCCGAAGCGTAAAGTGAAGTGTACGGATTtgacataaattttaaaattcagtaTATATGATATGATAAATCTGTAATATtacatatatttaatatttttcacaAAGATAACAAATGTTAtagataaaaattatttaaaagtttgCATATATGATTATAATCATCTAAATCATTAAATTTTTCTTCATCTTTCTCAACTGTACCACATCATCATCATAATCATAGAGGAAATATGACAGTAGAAGTTTGCATATAAGACTTTTGAActttctaataaaaaaaatcttacaTAAATGAAGGACAatagggtttttttttaatcattaaaTAGGTTGAGCCCGAGTTAATTTTTATTTACTTACAAAATATTAGTCCACTTCTTTAAAACGCATGATTCTACGTCTCTCGGACGTCTCATACCTAGGCAGAGGCACACGCTTTAAGCATGCTTGTTTCAAATGTCGAATCTGGTTGGGCCTGTCGCCTAGGCTCACGCTTTTAGTAACTATGAGTGTAGCATAGAATATACCAAGCCGCTAAGTGGATCAACAGTATTCACAATCATAGAATGATTCAAAATACCTACAAGATTACTTGTACTCAAAATTCCCACAAAATCCAGCaatcttgaatatataaatacaaTAGATTTAGCTCTGCTCTAACTTATCATCCCCGTACCATGTAAATGAACCCTACTAAAACATGGCAACCTCAACCACTACGACGGAGGTATTCTGGAAAGAGAAAGATCAGTCGGATTGTAACCTTGCAATATACTGGTCATAGTATTTAGCAGCTCTTTCCAGATCCCCAAGTTCGGTGTAACAATCAGCTATAGCTCCATAAGCTTCGGTATTTCCAGACTCCTCTCCTTCTCTTTGTGAAATTTCGAGAACCATCAAGTGATATTTGATGGCATCGCGGAATTTGCCTTGCCTTTGAAGAGATGCTCCTAGAcgtatattaatttaattagtcACAAACCAAACGACATTCAATTACAGAGAGTATCGATAGGAATCTTACTTTTAAGGAACCAATATTACTGAGAAGTACAAAAATACGTGCAAAGCATGAGTACCTAAGCCCCTTGCAGCTTTCTTTTCCTCGATAGGATCTTCTAACTTCTGAGCAAGCTCAAGTGCCGATTTAAACTCGAAAAATGCGTTCTCTAGATCTTGATTTCGAAGAAAATTTTTCCCATTTTTCAGACGAGAAATTAGATCTTGCTTTCTCTCATCAACAATTATTTCATTTTCTGGTATTCTTCCACTAACTGGAACATAACTCAAACTGGGAGCATAAGATTCAATCTTAGCTTGCCTTCTTAAAGCTGTATTGATCTGGCGCAGCTGCTCATTAAGCCGCCTCAATTCTCCTCTCCGCTGCCGTGCAAGTAGTCCTGCATCATGGTGCGTTAATATCAACCAAACCCTTGGTTTAACTAAACTAGAACCAAGAATAATAAGCACGAACAAGCATGGAAGAAAATGTTCAGGTTTTCCAAAATTCGAACTGCTCATATTTTGCAAACTAAGAATTCTCTAAACTAGCATTGGCTTCAATCTTACAAATGAGACAGAATATCATCAACTAGATCCAAGCAGGAAGATCAAAACCTTGCTTTTAAGGAATTCAAAGAGCATCCCTAAAAGTATgaacaaaaaattaaaagaaataagAATGTTAAGAAAAACTACGAAGGAACTTATACATTACCTCCGACAGTGGCACCTATAAGAGCAACAAAAAGCAACAATGGCATATTCATACTGAAAACTGAATTGTTAGCTTCACATGTTTCTGCGAGTGCTTCAAAAGGTTTGGCAAACATTAATCCATTTACGACTAAGAGAGCCGTAGCTGGGAGTCTGGATGGTGAAGTTGCCTGCCAAAGAGAGCATCATAACAGAATGCAAGCTAGATATGACCCATCCTAGATAAAACCGAGATAAAATTAAAGAATCCAAAATAAAGACACAGATTGAGGGAAAATGAAACCAAAATCTACATTCAGATATTGAAGCATGTCTCATAAGGTACAACTATGTTAATAATAATCTGAAAATTTTGATTCGAATAAGAGTCGCAATGTCaagtctctctctctcttgGTTGGATT from Primulina tabacum isolate GXHZ01 chromosome 3, ASM2559414v2, whole genome shotgun sequence encodes:
- the LOC142540231 gene encoding tRNA (cytidine(32)/guanosine(34)-2'-O)-methyltransferase-like isoform X1, with the protein product MGKASRDKRDIYYRKAKEEGWRARSAFKLLQIDEEFNIFDGVKRVVDLCAAPGSWSQVLSRKLYLPATLSSDSKDCDLPLIVAIDLQPMAPIEGVIQVQGDITNARTAEVVIRHFDGGKADLVVCDGAPDVTGLHDLDEFVQSQLILAGLTIVTHILKVGGKFIAKIFRGKDASLLYCQLKLFFTEVTFAKPKSSRNSSIEAFVVCENYSPPEGFNAKDLHRLLEKIGSPSGADDIDCSSGWLEGPNKVYIPFLACGDLNGFDSDRSYPLPKVSDGTYKSLDPVQPPIAPPYKRALELKKALNNGSRALEKLSLDP
- the LOC142540231 gene encoding uncharacterized protein LOC142540231 isoform X2, which gives rise to MGKASRDKRDIYYRKAKEEGWRARSAFKLLQIDEEFNIFDGVKRVVDLCAAPGSWSQVLSRKLYLPATLSSDSKDCDLPLIVAIDLQPMAPIEGVIQVQGDITNARTAEVVIRHFDGGKADLVVCDGAPDVTGLHDLDEFVQSQLILAGLTIVTHILKVGGKFIAKIFRGKDASLLYCQLKLFFTEVTFAKPKSSRNSSIDCSSGWLEGPNKVYIPFLACGDLNGFDSDRSYPLPKVSDGTYKSLDPVQPPIAPPYKRALELKKALNNGSRALEKLSLDP
- the LOC142540234 gene encoding protein FLUORESCENT IN BLUE LIGHT, chloroplastic-like isoform X1; translated protein: MMLLKQGLLACCPNHPRIFSRLLSSSGALKPLLPSSSFTCATTRFNATCCTSHARYVCKCKGSQQEMLSAVDPKATSPSRLPATALLVVNGLMFAKPFEALAETCEANNSVFSMNMPLLLFVALIGATVGGLLARQRRGELRRLNEQLRQINTALRRQAKIESYAPSLSYVPVSGRIPENEIIVDERKQDLISRLKNGKNFLRNQDLENAFFEFKSALELAQKLEDPIEEKKAARGLGASLQRQGKFRDAIKYHLMVLEISQREGEESGNTEAYGAIADCYTELGDLERAAKYYDQYIARLQSD
- the LOC142540234 gene encoding protein FLUORESCENT IN BLUE LIGHT, chloroplastic-like isoform X2, whose translation is MMLLKQGLLACCPNHPRIFSRLLSSSGALKPLLPSSSFTCATTRFNATCCTSHARYVCKCKGSQQEMLSAVDPKATSPSRLPATALLVVNGLMFAKPFEALAETCEANNSVFSMNMPLLLFVALIGATVGGLLARQRRGELRRLNEQLRQINTALRRQAKIESYAPSLSYVPVSGRIPENEIIVDERKQDLISRLKNGKNFLRNQDLENAFFEFKSALELAQKLEDPIEEKKAARGLGTHALHVFLYFSVILVP